tgggaatcccagtagcatatctgttgtttctgcagtttgctcccacctccagttccgttcgtggtggttctcctgtcttcagctaaggctttcctcagccaattgaaaagtatgacagtcacatgacacaaaagcagcgcatttactgcaggaaatacgaaactgccaagacgcctaagtgatagtttcatactttctgcgatatgattagcgctctcgcacctcatttgtgtttatatggacatacttatacagtagacattcaagatgataaaatgtgtaggtttattagattacaaaactcaaactgtttcactgtttcgaaacaccgtatcgaaacattacattgtactgtttcatttgtttcgaaacatttacgtgtttcagtttgcccatctctactcacaTATACTCACCTGTGCATAAAACTGTTGCACAATAAATAGAAACAAAGCATCTAATGGTGAGATCGACGCTTACCGATACTATTTAGACAGTTACAACCCAGTCGTTACTGCGAGAGGATTTGCTGTgtaaaaaactttataaatgtaaaaaaaaagaatgactACGAGTGGCAGTCCTACTGTAGGAAACCGCGATTATGTATCACAAAGTTGTATGAATAAATTTAGAAATCAGAATAAAATGTTATCCATCTCCAAAACGATTGAGAGCTGCCTTTGGTAAATAGATAATTACATAAATTCTCGCAAATACTTTAACAAAAGTAATGCGGTAAATAAACAAAATGCGCTTGCGCGACCTTCGATGTAAAAAACACGCGTAAAATGAACACTAAAGACgttaatctgtgatgaaataattttaataaaaattttaatagcgACTAGCAACACTTCATAGATACTATAATGCGTCACGCAAATAACGATAAAACAGTCTCTTTGAAAAAATCTTCAGTCGTGACCATAAGTAATTAATTCCATATCCTTATCAGATACTATTCTAATAGTGCCGTAGAATCTTTCCTTCAAGGCAACAACCTACTGCCAGTACTAATGTTACGTAGAGATATGTTATTTACGGAACActacataaaatcataaaattattttggcTTCAAGATAACCAGAATACTCTTGTCACTCAAACATGTATTGCACTTATATCACTTTTCGTTTCAACTGATTGTCTGTGTCGGCATAGCAGTGCTGCACCATATGAAGAACCGTAGTTACTACAGCTTTGTACTACATTGACTACTTGATTGAAAATTAGTTCTCAATTTAACGGATCTTTTTACGTATATTTTTCCCTTAAGACTTTCTCGGAAGTTATGATGAAAGGATAGGACTACGTTGGTGGTTTGACTAGACCAATCTAATGTCCCAAGAaagctgccggccgggatggccgaccggttctaggcacttcagtccggaaccgcgtgaccgctacggtcgcgggttcgaatactgcctcgggcatggatgtgtgtgatgtccttaggttacttaggattaagctgttctaagttctaggggacagatgacctctgatgttgagtcccatagtgttcagagctattttttgaaccAAGAAAGCTACTATTATACTGGCATGCGTATAACACAACTATGAAACTACTGGATGTACCTTGCTTTGCGATGAGTTGCTTGCAGTACAATGTAATGCTATTTATGAAATTCAGTATAGACAGTAGGCTCGTTTGATTAGCGATGAACTTGAGTAAACTTGGGCCACACTGCTTTTTTCATTAACTCTAAAACCCTTCTTGCGTTCATGTACTACGCACATACACGTGCTCCCTCACTTATATCTTAGCTTCCCCCTTATTATAACACCAATTCCAGCACAATTTGTCATTTCTGCCCCAAGACACATGTCTGTACCAAAACGCAGATTGTTCGCAATTCATCCCTCCGTGCGTTCTTACGCCAACGATATTATTATTACGTGAAATTTATGACCCGTGTCATACAAATATAACACGATTGTCATTTCCAGACTATTTACTACAACGAATTGACataataatttgttatttattctttcatCATATATTACAGTCTCataaaatatcatttatgattAATTTCACAAGTACATGCACttggaaaaatgattttaaatataTGAAATCAAATATCTGGAAAATACGTGCTGCACTGTGTCGTAGTTTTACAAGCTATTACATAAGACCTGGTTTGTGAGCCATCTGTAAAGGAGGTGATTAAAATAGAGTTTGATATTTTCTTTGTGAAACAGTAGGCATCAATGTTATGTCAATTTCTGAGAAAAAACGACAACGTAAATGATTTTCATAAGCTGTTCAAAATACATATCTGTTTTGTTTGAATTAACGTATATGCATCACTTGAAATGAACTGTGAAGACGGTTTACACTATTACAAAGTACACGCAGCTCTAAAAGTATGATCTTAGACCTCATGTCTTCGGGACATTTTGCTTATGTTTTCGTCCAAACTACCACCACCCAAACTATGGGATACTTCTTTTATACTGCGTAAAGTGTGTGCACAGTTATAGCCATATCATAGCTCGCTGTCGTACCTTTGTAACTATCTTTCCGACAATCACTTTTGTGCCATTAAGAGTTTTGTTTTGAACTATTTCTGCAGTGAGTTACCGAATAAAATCATAAATTAGGTCCGATATTCGGTATGCTTTGTCGCCCTTTCGACCTACGGTTAACTTCTGCTGGATCGGGAGAAAGTTGTTTATAGGACCTTAAAGACATTATCTTAGACCCAGATACATTTCCACTACTGAGCGGTATTAGTTTCTACTTGTTCGATCAGTTATGTCAATGTCGACTAGCTGGGTCTTTTGAGACAATTCAACGAAATCTAATTCTGTGGTGAATCAGATTCGGAAAAGCGAAGTCAGTACTTCGTCCTTCTCTCCTAGATTTGTCGAAAGGGTGTCAATACAGTCAAAGAGTGACTTAATAAGTGAAGTAGATGTGTATATGGTACCCATACATGTTAAGATTTTTGGTCAAATCGGCTAGTGAGTGATTAATTTAAATATCATAGCTGCTTTCAGGTTTTGCTTTTAACAAGGCTCTGAAGTCTTTAAACGTGTATTGAAGCTCTTAATGTTTTGACAGAAACTTAGTAACATATCACTCGAACCGTGACAGGTTTCTGCATTCCACTGCAAACTTACTCGGCACATACAGGTCTAAAATGCAGTTTGCAAATACTCGTAGAGTTGACCATTTTGTGTTTCACACCCTCGTCACAAAAGGAGCTGAATATTCGATCTTGACAGCTGCAATATACTGTAGTGAAATTCCTGATATTTTTTCTGAGGTGGAATTCTTTCTATATCCGTAACATTCTATTGACACTAAAAGACGTTGAATTTGTAACTGCCCTATGATCACTGAGCTTCTCTTTCATAACAACTGATACGCGAACTCTGAGTCTGTTAGATGTAAGAGAGTGGCTTCTGTAACTAAAATGCTAGAGGTACTTgtcagatatgaaatgaaatgagcgtatggcatttgtCAGAGAAATTGCCCAGAGCAGTCTCACACAAATCCTGCCTGTGGCACCAGATTTAATCAAATGGCTCTACTATTTAATAGCTATATGTGTTTTGAGTGACTGGTTTTGGAATCCTTTTACACTTGAGAAGTACAGAACCATGACGCTAAGCTGTGATACATACTGGAATGCGCACGCAACACCTCTTGTAGGAATGGTGAAAAGAGGACGCCAGCTTCATTTATGCAACAAAAAAAGTTACTGCACCAGTTACGTTTTGCTGACAATAGTTTTCGCAATTTTATTTCACCTTAGTGTTGTTGGAAGCAACGTAAGTTTTCGATCATTTGTCTGCGTGTGTGTAATTCTACGATTTTTCCCATACTGTCGTCTGTTTCGTCCTCACTGCAATTAAAATACCAGAAAATGTAAATCATAGTATATTATTTCTGCTATTCAAGGATAACATTTTTAGAATATCTTCTTACGCATTTCATACCGCCTACAAAATACAGAGATTGAGTCCATTCACAACGTTTGTTTGTGCACATTGAACTGTAACGTAAGATGTCACGTTCTTCGTTGCCTCTATGACATTTTTCAGTGTGCTGGCTGAAAAATTTTCTCatgcgttacatttcaaatgtttctgtaaaaACTATAAGAGGGACTTACAAACGTACTACCGCAATAATGAACAGCAACGAAAAATGCGCTACAAGTCACTAACTAAACAAACTACTAACAAAGGGATTAAAGAAAGGTAAAGATAAGTACGAACAGGCACATAAAAAACAATGTTAAACAATAAgtagcataaacaaaaaaaaacacggtCCTCATGCACAAACGCATACTTGTTTATATCGATTATGGCTTCCATTATGAAGAATCACCGACACGaatacattcctcagaccataacgctccctcactCATTGCAGGTTGTTTGCCTTGTGACGTTTCACGCCCTACACGCCACCCGCCTTATACCCGATCGAGCATAAAACGTCTTTGGCCTAAAACGGCCGCTCAAAGCAGGTCCGGTTCAGGTATTGGAGTGAAAATTGaagccttcgtcgccggtgaacagcagtcgaCGAGAGCGTACGAATCTGGAACCTACTGTGGACAGCGGAAAACAACGACTTTCGCGGGATAATCGTTGagcagacactgctggtagccccttggttcatctggggcgTCTTTCCCTCAACTGTTACATGCCTGTTCATCcgaacacatctccgcagctgtctttCACTTTTGTCATCTGTGGTCAATGCTGCCCAACTGGTCATGCGCTCAGTTTTCGATAGTGCAGTTTTACCATGCACAGTTCACTTTAAGCAGGGTGAcacttgaacagtttacaaactgaagTGTGCATCGACTCTTTGCCAGAAAGGCAataatcatacccttttggacgtcaggtaaatagcttcgtttccgcattatgacaacggtTGCACTGTCCCCCGCGGTTCCCTGATgatcattacatagcctccactgtTAATACCGACCCCTACCGTCATTTAGTGGTTATCTCACTTTGATGTCGAACAAAGGCGGTTGTCACATTACTGTGACAGAACCGTGTATGTACTAGTATCTTGGACTTGCGTAGATAGTGAAATGACTCTGATGTCTCCCATCGTACAATATCCGGAACATCACAAGAAGTTATGTGAGACGCTCCATGCAAGGCTGTCACTTCTTTGCCTCTAAATTTAGTTTGAAtgtaacagaaaaacaaacaaatactaATGGTACCTATTAATCTTCTCTATCACGTGATTTTCAGAGGACGGAACAGGGACAATATTTTAATAGGTTAAATTCATTATCTTGATGAGGAGCAAAAGACTTTACAGAGCCGTCCACTTGGAGATATGTGTGCTTTTCAGTAAAACCCCAGCTACATGATCGTAACGAGGAAGGCTTCAAGATTCTGCAATACctttttattctttactactaaggatAGAGCGGGCTGTCTGATGTCAAAACCAATGAAGAACCTAACTTTATCAGCCAAATATCTGGCTAGCCTATAGTGTGGCATAGCCTTACTAAAAAGGCAAACCTTCCCAAATATAAGTGAGGAAAGAACTAATATTGTCAATTTAATTATGAGATAGTATCAAACCAACAAGAACTTGACAGACCACTGTAATTGTATATTGGAACACGAAATTAATTACGAGAACTTGTTCGACATGAGCATAGCGTGCATGTCACTGATGATTCGTTCTTTTTTATTTCCTCGGACAAGCGGACTGTTCAAGTAACACATATATAGCATACAGTAGTGTTGCAGTGCTAAGTGGGAGAGTTTCATTAACATCCATTAGACGAAATAGCCATCTGTAATTACGTTCACTGACTTTTACAGCACTGGTAGCAGTGGCGGAGGTCCACGGACAACCAGAAGAGTCGACCACCGCCAACATCGGGAATGAGAATCTAGGCACCGGAAATATCACAGCTGAGAATAGATTTCTGGGGAGGTCGTCCATCACGGAATATGACGATGATACCATTTGTGTCGCAGCAGACAACAAGTTCTACTTGTATGCTAATTCGTTGAAGCTGTATTCTTGCTACAACGAACTACCGAAAGGTAAGTTACTTTAAACAGAACCGATTTCTGTTCAAAATTGACATGATAAAACCAGTTTGTTCAGCATTAAAATTCGCGAATGGTCCCACAGCGAAAGTGAAAATATCAGTGAAATCAAATCATCAAGGAACAGTGGCTACCCTTGCCTCACCGAAATTACGAAATTGTAACTCTTCATGATTCTCCACCAAAACCATTCAGAGCAATTTGCTGCGCATATTTAGTCCACCTTTTATAGTAATATTCTTGCCCCTTAAAACTGCTGCATGTTTTTCACTACACACCCTTGAATTCTTTTAGGAGGATTATGTCGTGTAACGCGACATGAAGTACGTAATGGGCCATAGTTTCAACATTTTACGAAAAGATATTTTAACAGGCGACGGAAGTTGCCACGAGTGCCGCGGTCCGTGAATGTGTTGGTAGTGAAGTACACACACCTATACTAAGCTTAACACTATAAACCGATAGGcaacgtacacttttcttcatacccTGTAGAAGGCCGATAACTGGATTAGTGTGTATAAATAATACCCGTCATACGCTTAGGAACAAGTAGAAATAGTcttgtaagtttaaagatgttaaaAATATAACGACGCGTTGACATAGGGACGAATTAGGTGAACTGGGCAATGATAAGTGAAAGTACTGGACTATATCTTATCGGAAACATCATGTTGGCATTAAAGTAGGGCACAGACTCAATCACTGTCTTAGTGAGACATCTACAATGAAATATCGGACCGAAATATATGCTACTTATAGGCGATGACACACTGTACTAACAATCAACCGTATAACCATTACAAAATTTCCCAAATATCGGGCATTTATATGGTAAATAGCAGCATACCACACATTTTAATCAGTAGTCATTGATGGTTGAAAAAAGAACCTGAAAAAAGCACGTTACTTAGGCCAGAACCAAAATATCGCGAAAGAAGTAGATGTGGGGTTGCAGTATTACTGGAGtgtactccctgccgccgttggataagcagctgcagcagcaagtcgtatactcataGCTCATtcttttgttacatagtttaattcttaatttctttgcgtgtttttgatacttgcattgtttaattcataaatttcgggcgtattataatatttgagagttgtagcattgcgttttagtacctgaatagtgtaaattcgcgtagtcgtctgtcatctgtttttgttttgaacggccagtgtcggttggtcacagtcagtgtactccctgccgccgttggataagcagctgcagcaggaagtcgtatactcctagctcactcatttgttacatagtttaattcttaatttctttgcgtgtttttaatacttgcattgtttaattcataaatttcgggcgtattataatatttgagagttgtagcattgcgttttagtactcgaatagtgttaaatcgcgtagtctccttccgccgctgagcagtgtgtcagcagtgcacaagtggcagcattactgcatttactaggcaatcttgtagtttaataaccgtttcaattttgtgttgtattgtttgcgctctctgtagattagttcagactttttttgcacaacagtttttagcatggataggaactgcaactgctgtgttcggatgcaggctgagttggcatcccttcgctcccagcttcaggcagtgttggcttccgtcacacagcttgaggctgttgccaatgggcatcactgtgggggtccggatgggggtttgtcggggacggccagctcgtcccacgcatcccccgatcggactacgactgtggtagcccgggatactgccctcattgaggctgatccctcacctgtggtagagtgggaggtcgtctcaaggtgtggcagggggcgaaagacattccggagggctgaacggaaggcctctccagtttgtctgacgaaccggtttcaggctctgtctcaggctgatattgattttcggcctgacatggctgcttgtcctgttccagaggttgcccctcagtctgcaagatccgggcagtcgcagagggtgggcttactggtagttgggagctccaacgtcaggtgcgtaatggggccccttagggatatgacagcaagggaggggaagaaaaccaaagtgcactccgtgtgcatcccggggggagtcattccagatgtggaaagggtccttccggatgccatgaaaggtacagggtgcacccatctgcaggtggtcgctcatgtcggcaccaatgatgtgtgtcgctatggatcggaggaaatcctctctggcttccggcggctatctgatttggtgaagactgccagtctcgctagcgggatgaaagcagagctcaccatctgcagcatcgtcgacaggactgactgcggacctttggtacagagccgagtggagggtctgaatcagaggctgagacggttctgcgaccgtgtgggctgcagattcctcgacttgcgccatagggtggtggggtttcgggttccgctggatgggtcaggagtccactacacgcaacaagcggctacacgggtagcaggggttgtgtggcgtgggctgggcggttttttaggttagatggcctcgggcaagtgcagaaagggcaacagcctcaacgggtgcggggcaaagtcaggacatgcggggaccaagcagcaatcggtattgtaattgtaaactgtcgaagctgcgttggtaaagtaccggaacttcaagcgctgatagaaagcaccgaagctgaaatcgttataggtacagaaagctggctgaagccagagataaattctgtcgaaatttttacaaaggcacagacggtgtttagaaaggatagattgcatgcaaccggtggtggagtgttcgtcgctgttagtagtagtttatcctgtagtgaagtagaagtggatagttcctgtgaattattatgggtggaggttacactcaacagccgagctagcttaataattggctccttttaccgaccccccgactcagcagcattagtggcagaacaactgagagaaaatttggaatacatttcacataaattttctcagcatgttatggtcttaggtggagatttcaatttaccagatatagactgggacactcagatgtttaggacgggtggtagggacagagcatcgagtgacattatactgagtgcacatccgaaaattacctcgagcaattaaacagagaaccgactcgtggagataacatcttggacctactgataacaaacagacccgaacttttcgactctgtaagtgcagaacagggaatcagtgatcataaggccgttgcagcatccctgaatatggaagttaataggaatataaaaaaagggaggaaggtttatctgtttagcaagagtaatagaaggcagatttcagactacctaacagatcaaaacgaaaatatctgttccgacactgacaatgttgagtgtttatggaaaaagttcaaggcaatcgtaaaatgcgttttagacaggtacgtgccgagtaaaactgtgagggacgggaaaaacccaccgtggtacaacaacaaagttaggaaactactgcgaaagcaaagagagcttcactccaagtttaaacgcagccaaaacctctcagacaaacagaagctaaacgatgtcaaagttagcgtaaggagggctatgcgtgaagcgttcagtgaattcgaaagtaaaatactaggtaccgacttgacagaaaatcctaggaagttctggtcttacgttaaatcagtaagtggctcgaaacatcatgtccagacactccgggatgatgatggcattgaaacagaggatgacaagcgtaaagctcaaatactaaacacctttttccaaagctgtttcacagaggaagaccgcactgcagttccttctctaaatcctcgcaccaacgaaaaaatggctgacatcgaaataagtgtccaaggaatagaaaagcaactggaatcactcaacagaggaatgtccactggacctgacgggataccaattcgagtctacacagagtacgcgaaagaacttgccccccttctaacagccgtgtaccgaaagtctctagaggaacagaaggttccaaatgattggaaaagagcacaggtagtcccagtcttcaagaagggtcgtcgagcagatgcgcaaaactatagacctatatctctggcgtcgatatgttgtagaattttagaacatgtgttttgctcgagtatcatgtcgtttttggaaactcagaatctactatgtaggaatcaacatggattccggaaacagcgatcgtgtgaaacccaactcgctttatttgttcatgagacccagaaaatattagatacaggctcccaggtagatgctatttttcttgacttccggaaggcgttcgatacagttccgcactgtcgcctgataaacaaagtaagagcctacggaatatcagaccagctttgtggctggattgaagagtttttagcaaactgaacacagcatgttgttatcaacggagagacgtctacagacattaaagtaacctctggcgtgccacaggggagtgttatgggaccattgcttttcacaatatatataaatgacctaatagatagtgtcggaagttccattaggcttttcgcggatgatgctgtagtatacagagaagttgcagcattagaaaattgtagcgaaatgcaggaagatctgcagcggataggcacttggtgcagggagtggcaactgacccttaacatagacaaatgtaatgtattgcgaatacatagaaagaaggatcctttattgtatgattatatgatagcggaacaaacactggtagcagttacttctgtaaaatatctgggagtatgcgtgcggaacgatttgaagtggaatgatcatataaaattaattgttggtaaggcgggtaccaggttgagattcattgggagagtccttagaaaatgtagtccatcaacaaaggaggtggcttacaaaacactcgttcgacctatacttgagtattgctcatcagtgtgggatccgtaccagatcgggttgacggaggagatagagaagatccaaaggagagcggcgcgtttcgtcacagggttatttggtaaccgtgatagcgttacggagatgtttaacaaactcaggtggcagactctgcaagagaggcgctctgcatcgcggtgtagcttgctcgccaggtttcgagagggtgcgtttctggatgaggtatcgaatatattgcttccccctacttatacctcccgaggagatcacgaatgtaaaattagagagattagagcgcgcacagaggctttcagacagtcgttcttcccgcgaaccatacgcgactggaacaggaaagggagataatgacagtggcacgtaaagtgccctccgccacacaccgttgggtggcttgcggcgtataaatgtagatgtagatgtagatgttaagtttTCCACTGCGTTAGAAGCTGTGCAAGCACGCGTGTTGGTTAGTACAAGAGTACATGAAAGTTAAGTAATGAATCTTTAGATGAAAATGTCTAGAAAACAAGCGGCAAAATCTACATGTATAGTAAGTTTGTTACTATACAACCACGACATTATTTAGTTTGGCTTTTCATGGCCACTGCTGTAGGCAGGCTGATACATTGCATTCATCAAGAACAGTGGTTAAGGAAAACGCACCATCTATCGAAGCTTTCAGAAGAGCTGTGCTTATACTGGGAAACTGCTCATCGATTCCTAGCAAAATATCACGATTAAAACTCGCGATGAGCCCACCGAAATGCCCCAGTCCCACGTGCAATAATATTGCGGACGATTAATAAACAGAAGGTGGCCTCTCATCTTGCACAAAGCTGAGGTCCATAACTTCACAGGGATCGTAAAAAGTAACACTGGCGCAATATCAAGAGAATAATTTTTCAAACTCTAACAAAATGTGTATCTTCTAGACTTGGGGAAAACTGGAGGTCTCACCACTACAAACGTTTGGTCTCTCTCAAAACGATTAACATTTTTGTGATCTTGCGCTCTCCAATCTTGGCATTCTGAGTGATGCAGAAAGGTACCTAACTCATTCAGTGTTTCTACAGGGTGATTGCGTCGTTTAGCATCCGCAGTTCTGACTGTGACGATGGCTTCTGACAGTACGGCGCAATTGTAAATTCTTTGTGATTCCGTTTATCTGTTGTCAATTCAAGTCTAATAATTGAATTTATGTCAGCGATGAGTC
This genomic stretch from Schistocerca cancellata isolate TAMUIC-IGC-003103 chromosome 2, iqSchCanc2.1, whole genome shotgun sequence harbors:
- the LOC126162272 gene encoding uncharacterized protein LOC126162272, encoding MKAALLLVAALVAVAEVHGQPEESTTANIGNENLGTGNITAENRFLGRSSITEYDDDTICVAADNKFYLYANSLKLYSCYNELPKVYVVKPKSQCKPYLSDCPRN